From one Anopheles cruzii chromosome 3, idAnoCruzAS_RS32_06, whole genome shotgun sequence genomic stretch:
- the LOC128269752 gene encoding uncharacterized protein LOC128269752, translating into MISSTPPCAALGVSPTTRTAALSTASIHNAAYHYRAPRILLLSTLLLSEAPQANGDTGGGRRSSPALIDSGVRAGSSRVSGPVLVGPQATTTKLHPVGKQRPASEEDDDEDDDDEDYFDFGLGVVDDDDDDDDEDDDEDEDDSDEEEVGVAPVTVAPIETSTIRARLLSDAAFNKLSETLGALNTVGRYIVNITKGQEASAITQVDPDTQETVPEALLTLTKTVLGRNITRPFEPLIKRVGTGGAGELTVGAVTSGPLVVGSSPVTADAEVLIVTSTTSGPLLAVAQRKEDNNGEPLSLGTSADRGPAAAAGGVVSEQKKKKKKKKNKNKVKRKDPTHVEPVRPVTPSPTTTTRRPAASNKIVESTKDSENRCRTPDGRPGRCEDLSTCPGLLLDLSHLRESLCFKSLFVPGVCCPISSPSTQLTTPRPTRPPATAKPPSLVLAPVTTVTLTTTTKRPLVPVYTVAPVDTGVALPATLKPLDNIVDPDDCGQQEYSSGRIVGGIEAPTGQWPWMAAIFLHGTKRTEFWCGGSLIGTRYILTAAHCTRDSRQRPFAARQFTVRLGDIDLSTDGEPSAPVTYKVTEVRAHPQFSRVGFYNDVALLVLDKPVRKSKYVIPVCLPGANLPSKERLAGRRATVVGWGTTYYGGKESTKQQQATLPVWRNEDCNRAYFQPITDNFVCAGFSEGGVDACQGDSGGPLMMLVEARWTQVGVVSFGNKCGEPGYPGVYTRISEYMDWIRENTKK; encoded by the exons ATGATCTCGTCGACGCCGCCCTGTGCCGCGCTCGGTGTCAGTCCAACAACCCGGACCGCCGCG CTTTCCACGGCGTCGATACATAATGCAGCGTATCATTATCGTGCCCCGCGCATCTTGCTTCTGT CGACGTTGCTGTTATCGGAGGCCCCACAAGCGAACGGAGACACTGGCGGAGGTCGAAGATCGTCTCCCGCGCTGATCGACTCCGGAGTGCGAG CTGGATCTTCGCGGGTCTCCgggccggtgctggtgggaccgcaggccaccaccacaaagCTTCATCCGGTGGGGAAAcagcggccggccagcgaggaagacgacgacgaagacgatgacgacgaagattACTTTGACTTCGGGCTCGGTGttgtggacgacgacgacgacgacgacgatgaagatgacgatgaggatgaggaCGATTCCGATGAGGAGGAAGTGGGCGTCGCTCCCGTGACGGTGGCACCAATCGAGACGAGCACGATCCGGGCTCGGTTACTGTCCGATGCAGCGTTCAATAAGCTGTCGGAGACGCTCGGGGCGCTCAACACCGTCGGACGGTACATCGTGAACATTACCAAGGGTCAGGAGGCGAGCGCGATCACGCAGGTCGACCCGGACACGCAGGAAACGGTCCCGGAAGCGCTCCTGACGCTCACCAAGACGGTCCTCGGGCGCAACATCACGCGTCCGTTCGAACCACTGATCAAACGcgtcggcaccggcggtgcgGGAGAGTTGACGGTCGGCGCCGTGACATCCGGTCCGCTGGTGGTCGGTTCTTCCCCGGTGACAGCCGATGCCGAGGTCCTGATTGTCACCTCGACCACATCAGGCCcgttgttggcggtggcgcagcGGAAAGAGGACAACAACGGCGAACCGTTGAGCTTGGGGACGTCAGCCGACCGaggacccgccgccgccgccggcggcgtggTGTcagagcagaagaaaaagaagaaaaagaagaagaacaagaacaaaGTGAAGCGCAAGGATCCGACCCACGTGGAGCCGGTGCGACCGGTGACACCCAGCCCGACGACAACCACCCGCCGACCAGCGGCCAGTA ATAAGATCGTGGAGTCGACGAAGGACTCCGAGAACCGgtgccggacgccggacggGCGCCCGGGGCGCTGCGAGGATCTGAGCACCTGCCCGGGACTGCTACTGGACCTAAGTCACCTCCGGGAGTCGCTCTGCTTCAAGAGCCTCTTCGTGCCGGGTGTCTGCTGCCCGATCAGCAGCCCGAGCACCCAGCTCACCACCCCGCGGCCGACGCGACCCCCGGCCACGGCAAAGCCGCCCAGTCTGGTGCTGGCGCCAGTTACGACGGTGACCctcactaccaccaccaagcGACCCCTGGTGCCGGTTTAcacggtggcaccggtggacACGGGGGTGGCCCTCCCGGCAACACTGAAGCCGCTCGATAACATCGTCGATCCGGACGACTGCGGCCAGCAGGAGTACTCGTCGGGGCGGATCGTGGGCGGAATCGAAGCCCCGACCGGCCAGTGGCCCTGGATGGCGGCCATCTTCCTGCACGGCACCAAGCGGACCGAGTTCTGGTGCGGTGGCTCACTCATCGGCACCCGGTACATCCTGACGGCGGCGCATTGTACGCGGGATTCGCGCCAACGACCGTTCGCCGCGCGGCAGTTCACCGTGCGGCTCGGCGATATCGACCTTTCGACGGACGGGGAACCGTCGGCCCCGGTCACCTACAAGGTGACGGAGGTGCGTGCCCATCCGCAGTTCTCGCGCGTCGGCTTCTACAACGATGTGGCGCTCCTGGTGCTGGACAAACCAGTGCGCAAGTCGAAGTACGTCATCCCGGTGTGCCTGCCGGGGGCGAATCTACCGTCGAAGGAGCGTCTGGCAG GTCGGAGGGCGACGGTCGTTGGCTGGGGCACGACCTACTACGGTGGCAAGGAGTcaacgaagcagcagcaggccacgCTGCCGGTTTGGCGCAACGAGGACTGCAACCGGGCGTACTTCCAGCCGATCACGGACAACTTCGTGTGCGCCGGGTTCTCGGAGGGTGGCGTCGACGCGTGCCAGGGCGATTCGGGCGGCCCGCTTATGATGCTGGTCGAGGCCCGCTGGACCCAGGTCGGCGTTGTCTCGTTCGGCAACAAGTGCGGCGAACCGGGCTACCCGGGAGTCTACACCCGGATCAGCGAGTACATGGACTGGATACGGGAGAACACCAAGAAGTGA